ACTGCATCTCCCAGAGCGCCCCGCGGGCGGCCGGGCGGCGGGACTCCATCTCCTAGAGTGCCCCGCGGGCGGCCGGGCGGCGGCTGCCGCAACCGACAGGTCGGGGTCTGGGCGCTGCGGCCTCTTCCCCGCGCCGGGGGCCGGTCCTCGCCGCACAGCTTCCCGGCGGCGGCGCGATGGACAGCCCCGAGGTGACCTTCACTCTCGCCTATCTGGTGTTCGCCGTGTGCTTTGTGTTCACGCCTAACGAGTTCCACGCGGCGGGGCTCACGGTGCAGAACCTGCTGTCGGGCTGGCTGGGCAGCGAGGACGCCGCCTTCGTGCCCTTCCACTTGCGCCGCACGGCCGCCACGCTGTTGTGCCACTCGCTGCTGCCGCTCGGTGAGGCTGCTCTGGCCGGCCAGCCGCGTCCTCTCCTGCGCAGGGCTTGCTGGGAGGTCAGGAGGAGGCCTCCACCAGCTCGCCGAGGCCCCGAAAGCGCCTGGGCGCAGCTGGGGAGAGGCGCCGGTCCTCATCCAGAGGGACCGCGGCGTGGGCTGAGCGCGCTTAGGGGCGCCGCCGGCGCTGGCTTGCAGGTGACGGGAACCCAAGTACAGAACCTTGGGCAGGGGATGCCCCGGCTCACCAAGTCCTGAACCGTCACATGCCTGGGGGTTCCAAGGCCAAGCAGCTTTGCTTGTCGTGGTTGCGGGCAGTGGCCAGGAGAAGGCAACTGTTGATTGAGTCCAACAGAAGGGGTCGGAGGGACTGTGTGGAGGGTAGCATTGCTGTAGGCCTTGGAAGGTGGGTGTGGAGAGAACGGGCGGATTTGGAGGCAGTTCCAGTTTGGGGGCGCCAGGgggcagaggctgaggagggcctCTGTGCAGGTGGGACCCTCAGAGTTGTCCGGGGGGTGTTGGGCTGGGCCCCAGGTGGTAACTGGGGCTCTGGAAGGTCCCCGTCTCAGCCGGTTGGATGACAGACAGGTGGGAGATggggggtgcagtggctggaaaGGGATTTCAAGGGGGGACCTCTGGAGGACACGGGGGCAGACGCAGCTCTGGGAGGACAAATGACCAGTGGCTGGCCAGGTCTGCCGCTCTGGGGAAACAAGAGGGGTGACCCTCCACATCCCGGTGTGAGCATGCAGCTGCCCGGGCCTGGGGGAGCTGGAGGCAGGTGTGGGGTGGAGACGCCCAGGCCTGCCTCATGGAGAGGGTGGGCTGGGGGCCCACTTGGGAGATGGATGGGGCTGAGTGGGGCTAGGGCCCTGACCAGGCCGCTTTCGAGGGCTACTGGGTGGGTTTCTGTATCCCTTCCAACTGCACCCTCCCCAGACGCCTGTGAGGGACCACAAGTGAATCATGGCGGCCACACCTGGAGCAGACAGCACAGCTGACCTCACAGCTGGATGTcaagctctttttatttttaacttagttTGAAAGCTTTCAAGCTTTATTAGCTATTagttacctatttatttatttatttatttattttgagacggagtcttactctgtcgcccaggctggagtgcagtggcccgatcttggctcactgcaacttcatctcctgggttcacaccattctcctgcctcagcctcctgagtagctgggactacaggcgcccgccaccacgtccggctaatttttttgtattttttagtagagacggggtttcactgtgttagccaggatggtgtcaatctcctgaccttgtgatccgcccgcctcggcctcccaaagtgctgggattacaggcgtgagccaccatgcccagcccctggtaacctgtTGTTATATGTCACGTTACCTTGAAATGCCGTGACTGGGCCAACTCCAAATGTGGACTATTACTTTTTGCCAACTGGAACCTGCTAGTGCAACTCCTCACCGTCTCCATTGCTTATTTGGACCTTCAAATTGTCCCCGATCTGGCCAGCAGGGCTCTGAAGCTGGCCTTGTGTCCTCTGGACGCGTCCCATCATTCTTTGGCGCTTGCTTGCTTTCTCGCACACAACTTCTCAGCTCTGGGATGGGCCGCGTTTGACCAGCCTTCTCAGAGCCAGTGAGATTGAGAGACTGAGATCCTGTCCAGGCAGCTGCCCTGGGCAGGCCAGGGGTCAGCTCTGCCTGAGGGGACActtcattgtgtttatttttctctttctaggcTTTTGTAGTTTTTTCAATATTTACATATTGTATGAAACTAAAGCAGCAAATTAAAAACCTTTTCCCCTAATATATCCTGCCATTGCCACAGGCAGGGACAGAGTGGGCCGGCTAGGGAAGTGCAGAGTGGGTAAAACCCACTTACCCTGGGAGCTGACCCTGGAACCCGGGCagagggccaggcccagggctgtgTGGGGGTGGACGGCGGCCTGGCACCCACTTTCTCCTAAGGCTCACCCTGTCCTTTGCAGGCTACTATGTGGGCATGTGCCTTGCGGCTTCAGAAAAGCGGTTCCACTCCCCCGCCTGGCGGCTCTTCTTGCTGCTGGCCGTGACCCTCCCCTCTGTCGCCTGCATCCTGATCTACTACTGGTCCCGTGGCCGGTGGGCCCGCCACCCACTGGCACGCACCCTGGCACTCTATGCCCTCCCACAGTCGGGCTGGCAGGCTGTTGCCTCCTCCATCAACACTGAGTTCCGGCGGATTGACAAGTTTGCCACCGGTGCACCAGGTGCCCGTGTGATTGTGACAGACGTGTGGGTGATGAAGGTGACCACCTACCGAGTGCATGTGGCCCAGCAGCAGGACGTGCACCTGACTGTGACGGAGTCTCGGCAGCACGAGCTCTCGCCAGACTCGAACCTGCCCGTGCAGCTCCTCACCATCCGTGTGGCCAGCGCCAACCCTGCCGTGCAGGCCTTTGACATCCGGTAAGAGTGTGGTGCCTGCGGGGGTGCAGAGGGGGTGCAGAGGGCGCGCGGCAGGCCAGAGCCAGGCTCTGGTGCCATGACCCCTGGGAGGTGCTAGGCGTAGCCGGTGTGGACTCCAGCACTCCTGGACTTGTGTGACACCAGGCAAGGTGTCCACGAGACACCCGTCACTGAGCCCTCCCTCATAGCCCTCCTTCGGGCCCCCCTGCACTGTTGGCCTCCCCTTCCACTCTCCCTGGAGTCGTCTCCCCCAGATTCTTGGCTGCACTCAGGACAGTGCAGCCCTCAGGCTGGACAGCTGCCTTGCTCCTAGGTCTGCCCCATGCCCAGGTTGGGCCGTCTGGCACTGGGTCCCTGGGCTCTGGCCTTAGGGCCATCTCTCCTGGTTGGTCCTGGTGCGACAGCTGCCCTGTCACTCCTTGGGGTATGGCCTCCATCTCCCCCTCCCTTCGCCCTGCAGAGGGCCCCAGCAGCTCTCCTCCCTGCAGGCTGAACTCCACTGAGTACGGGGAGCTCTGCGAGAAACTCCGGGCACCCATCCGCAGGGCAGCCCACGTGGTCATCCACCAGAGCCTGGGCGACCTGTTCCTGGAGACATTTGCCTCCCTGGTAGAGGTCAACCCGGCCTACTCAGTGCCCAGCAGCCAGGTGGGGGCCTGGGccaggtggatgggtgggtgccCACAGGTGTCTGCCTGGGCTCCTGGTGACGCTCCACCTGCCCGCAGGAGCTGGAGGCCTGCATAGGCTGCATGCAGACGCGTGCCAGCGTGAAGCTGGTGAAGACCTGTCAGGAGGCAGCCGCAGGCGAGTGCCAGCAGTGTTACTGCCGCCCCATGTGGTGCCTCACCTGCATGGGCAAGTGGTTCGCCAGCCGCCAGGACCCCCTGCGCCCTGACACCTGGCTGGCCAGCCGCGTGCCCTGCCCCACCTGCCGCGCACGCTTCTGCATCCTGGATGTGTGCACCGTGCGCTGAGTGGGCTGGGGCCTTGAGGTGACTCTGTGTCCCCCCAGCCACGGGGCGGGGAAGGGGGTGGCTGGGCCTCCTGGCTGGTAAAGGGCTCTACTTAAAGCACATGATCTGGAGCAACTCACCTCTGCCCTGGGTCTGCAGAAGGCTGAGGACTTTTGGTTAAAAGCAATCCTCATGaaaacaccccaccctgcttggCAGCCAGGGTACGAGTCCTGGGTACCTCCTCTTCGCCTCCCTTCTGCCCCCTTCCTGCTGCTGGGGGCAGATCCTGCACACACAGAACACAGCGTTTGTCCCCGAGCCATTCCCTGGAGACCCTGGGTCTACCCCAGGTGGTCGTCACCTGGGCCATTTGCCTTACTTCCCTGGAGCACACCCGCCCTCAGTTACATGCCAGACCCAGATCTGCATTCTCCTGCCCTGTCCTAGAGCTGGCCCCTGGCTGCCTGGAGAACCCTGGGTAGGTCCCAAGGGTGGGATAGAGAAGAGGGCACCGCTGTGGTGTGGGAGCAGTCCTGGGGCTTCCTGGTGGCTGTGGCCAGTTGAGGGCCATTCCTGGGTGGGGTGGCAATGGAAGGACAGGTCAGAGTGCCCTCATTTGTGGGGCTGCCCCTCAGGGGTTCTCATCCTGTCCTTGGTGCCTTCTGCTGCCCAACAAGTCCAGGGAAGGCCgaggcctcagtctcctgggtaggggtgggggttgAGGACCAAAGTGCCATAGTGACATCCAGAACACAAGTCCACCAGGGTCCAGCACAGGCTGCCCACTCCCCCAGGGTCCCCCAGGCTCAGAAGGGGGTGCACGCCCCATGTGGTCAAGGCTCTGGTGGGTGTCTTGCCCAGTTCCTGTTGGTTCAAGGGGAGGGGAGACGTTGGCCAGGCCCCAGGCACAGCCCTGACACAGCCGTGGCTACTGGAGGGGCCCCACACCTGCGGCCCCAAAGCCCCTGGGCTTGGCTGTTTCAGGCAGTGGTGATGGACTCAGGTGGCCTGACCCTTGGGATTTGGGAGGCTTCCTGGAACACTCAGCAGGTGGAGGCAGCAGGGGCCGTGGCTGGGAGCCAGACCTACCCTTGatcctgagtttttgtttttttttttttttttaagatggagtctcgctctgttgcccaggctggagtgcagtggcgccatctcggctcactgcaagctccgcctcccgggttcaccccattctgcctcagcctcctgagtagctgggactacaggtgcccgccaccgtgcctggctaattttttgcatttttagtagagatggggtttcaccgtgttagccaggatggtctcgatctcctgacctcgtgatctgcccgccttggcctcccaaagtgctgggattacaggtgtgagccaccgcacccggctggtcCTGAGTTTTAAGGGCTGCCAAAGAGGGGCAGTGGGTTGGGGTTGTTTTTACTACAAAAGAAGTAACTTAGTTTTATAAAGACAAACCTATTGTAGCCAAATGACaccatatttaataaaatgtactcTGAAGTGATGTACTGTGTTTTGTGTGGCCCGATATTAAAACCAAACTTTTGTCATAGTTGGAGAATGGCCTGGGGGTGATGGAGAAGCCACCTTAGAGGTGGAATTGTGCGCATGGCGTGCTTTGCTCAGAATAAGGAGGAAAAAACCCTTTGGTTGGGAGGCGGGTACAGTAGGAACCTTCTCTGATTTCTAGTTTGAGGACTCTGGGGTCTTGACAACCCCCAACCCAGGGCCATCTgcaggagcagggcaggaggGGCAGAAACACATCCTGGGGGAAGTCACTGTGTGGTCGCCACTCTGGCTCCTTCCAGATTCAGGAACTGACGTGCGGACACGTGGGTAGCCAAGGAGCAAGCAGCCTTTCCGGTTCACTTATGTTTGCAGCTGCCTCCTGTGAGGACACGAGGCTGTCTCTACTGACCTCACTGTGGGTCAGGGTGGCCCAGCAATTGCCAGCTGAGCACCTAGGGCAGACAAGGCGGCACCCGGGGTTCCCCACAGCActgggacctcaggtgatcaccccaGCAACTGGACAGTGAGTGCTTGCTGCCGTTTTCCCCATTCTGCTTCTCGACTCACAGGACAGTTCTTGGGGAAATAGTACACGTAATCCTGTTGAAAGATATGACAGTGGGCTCTAGTTTCCTGCGCTCCGAGTGTCttcagattctttccagtgtggtGCTTTCACTAGCATTCTTTTGCATACACAACCAGGCACTGCTTTAACCAACGACAGAGACCAGTGAGCATCTACTGAGGGGCTGTTACAGACCCTGACTGTGCCAGGCCCTAGGGCTCCCAGGCACTTGGACTCTTTGGCTCTGTGCTGTTAACTTAGaggagactttatttcttctgAAAAGTTACAGCCTGAtgatgagaatcgcttgaacccggatagcagaggttgcagtgagccgagactccactccactccagcctgggcgacagagtgagactgtctcaaaaaaataagttacAGCCTGCAAGGTGGCCATCCCTCAGACTGGAAAGCACAGCCTTCGGCCAAGACCAGAGACGGGCActtcagaggaggaggaggggttggggCAGGAGCTTTATGCTGAATGGGTTGGCTAAACATGCATATTCAGCAGGTGACAGAAGGatctatgaatattcatgaaggcAGTCCTGACGCTTGCATCCTGAGCAAACATAATCCACATtcactttggggtggagacttaacatttaaatgtattatgaGGTTCTACACAGGCCAGAAGTGGTCCATCACTGTGGGCTCTTATCTGGACcaagttactgaaatcagtcgCTTGCTCAATGAAACCTGTAGTTCCAATGAAACCTGTAGTTATAGCTAGTGGAATAGGGGCTGGGGGATCAGTTGGCATCTGGTGGAACTGCAaattggtttttattgttttgagacagggtctcactctgttgcccaggctggagtgcagtggcaccatctgggctcactgcagccttgacctcccaggttcaagcaatcctacttcagcctcctagtagctgggatcacaggcacataccactacagctggctacttttttttgatttttagtaaagaagtcttgctatgttgcccaggctggtcttgaattcctgagctcaagcgatcctctcaccttagcttcccaaagtgctgggattacaggtgtgagccacagtgcctagcctttttaagttttttgtaagacagggtctcgctgttgcccaggctggtcttaaactctggacctgaagcaatcctctggcttcagcctcccaaagagttgggatcacaggcatgagtcatcatctCAGCCACTGCACTGTTTCAATACTGCTTATCTCAAGGCCAGTGCTTGTTGAGCTactaagaggaaaagaaaagcagtgtGACAGTAAGAATATAGTTTAAATGTAGGGTGTGtgacttaacccttgcctggcATGACCTTAGGTCCTATtcataatttggtatcttattgccactGGTGTCCCACTGACCACAAGGGGGTCCATTCAGTTGTTGGGGGCttaggattttaattttttttgagagttttgctcttgttgcccaggctagagtgcagtggcatgatcttgacccaccacctcccaggttcaaatgattctcctgcctcagcctcccgagtagctaggattacaggcatgcgccaccacgccaggctaattttgtatttttagtagagacggggtttctccatgttggtcaggctggtctcaaactcccgacctcagatgatcctcccaccttggtctcccaaagtgttgggattaccagcgtgagccaccgcaccctgcaaGGATTTTTAGTTTACAGTATTGAGGGTTATGGGAtgcccagggcctggggagggAAGGGACAGGATGTGTCTGTCCTAGTCTTAGGATGACCTTTTCAAGTTCAAAAGGGGGCGGTGGGCGCACCAAGGCACAGTCCTGAGGACAGCAGGTGCAAAAGCCAGGTCCTCCGAAAGGTGTAGGGCCTGAGAGGGATCCCAAGCATCCCTGGGGCTCAGCCTCCTGGACCTGACCCCACTGCCCACTCTTTTGGCTGGTTCCACTCTCCCCTGCATCCCTCACGTTGTCCCCAACAGGAAGCTGTGGGAACCTGTTCCCAGGTGTATGTGTACCCCTGTTGGGGTTCTATTTGGCTGGATCCGCGGGGCCATCAGCTGCAACTGTGACGGCGGCGGGGAAGCGGGACGGATGGTGCGGATCTACAGGACCTCGCCTCCACGTGGGGTCTCCCTGCTGAGCCAGGGATTCTTCAGGATACTTCAAGTCCAGTCAACTCCAGGCAGAGAGTGGGAGCGTCAGGTACCGGCGACACAGCGGAGGACGTCACGGGCGGGCAGGGAGGCAGCGGTATCCGAGACTAGCGGCGGAGACTAGCGGCTCAGTCGGTGGCCGGTGTGCGGCTAACGGCCAGGGCAGTGGGACCGGAAAGACTCAGCGTAGTGGTCAACTATCGCTACCTAAAAGGTTACTCCAAAACTTTAAGCGGCTCAAAACAGCAGACCGCGGGTACGCGCCTGCAGCGGCCACGGGACCGTGAGGAGCAGTCAGTACCGGCCATAGGCCACGCCTTCCGGGTTCCGGGTTCCGGGTTCCCGCCAGGGAGGAGACACGCCCCCACCTGGGCAGGGACCAAGCAGAGCCGCGCTCCACCCAGGCCGGGACCAATGGGAGATGCGCCACGACCCAGGCTGAGAAACGCGCCGCTTGCCCTTCCCCCACAACCTGCGCCGCGTCGCGCGCGGCCGAATCTCCCGCCAAAGCTGCCCCCGCCCGCCAAGGCGCGACCTATCAGCGTCGCAGCGGCCCGCGGCGGCCCGGCCGTCTCAATCCCGCGGGTGGAGCTCAACCTTTTCCTTAGGCCTTTCCTCAGCCCGCGGCGTCCCTCCGGCTCCCGAGCCGGGAGCCAGGCAGTCGGGCTTCGCGGCTGCCCGCGGTTCTGAGGTCTCGCCCCAGCCCCAGTCGGCTGGCGAGGCGCGCGCAGCCGAGTGGACCCCCGCGGCTTGGCCCGATGGTTTCGCCCGACCCGGCGCGCGCGGGAGGCCGAGGGGCGGGGCCGGCGCCCATATAAAGGCGGTTGGGGGCGGGGCGCGCAGAGGTTGTGAGCGCCGGCGCGGGGACGCAGGTCGCTGCCTGAGGTCCGGTTCTTCCCTTCCCTGCTGTGCGCGCCCGGCCCGCGCCCCCGCCGCCTcagccccggccccggccccgcccccgccctgcGCGCCTGACCCGTGCTGCCATGGCCTGCCGCCCGCGAAGCCCGCCGAGGTATCAGAGCGGCTGCGACGGTGACGCCAGGTGAGGCCGGGCTGCGCGGCGGGCGAGGGAGCGCGTGCTCCGTGGGGCGGGGGTCGTGCGGGGCCGGATGTTGCGGGACGGGGGTCGTACGGCGGTCCCCGACCTCCCGAGCCCCGCCGACCGCGTTCCTCCCCGCAGCCCGCCGTCCCCCGCGCGATGGAGCCTGGGACGGAAGCGCAGAGCCGACGGTAGGCGCTGGAGGCCCGAAGACGCCGAGGAGGCCGAGCGCCGCGGCGCCGAGCGCAGACCCGAGAGGTGGGCACGGGACCCGGGGGTCGGGGCGCGGTGGAGCCCTTGACGGGGCCGCGGGCTCCAGGGACCTTGTCGCGCTCTCTCGGTGCCGGGATCGGCCAGGTCGGCGCCCTGCGTCCTTTTACCTTTGTCTCCGCGCGGCCCCTGCACTGGGGCGCCCGCACCAGGCCTGGCGGGCGCTGGAACACTCCGGAAGCCTCTTCCCAGGGTGGGAGTCTTCTGAACTGGTGTCAGCCCGAGTTGGCCAGAGTCTGTGTGGTGCTCCCGGGAGAGGTCAGGGTCTCCGACGGGCTTCTCGTGAGCACGTGGAAGTCAGGGGACACCCGAGTCCCGACGAGAAGTGAGTTTACCGGGTTCACCTGCTTGGCCATTTTCTAGGTTAGGCGGTGTGCAGGGAGGGTCGCGATGCGAGCGAAAGGAGGGCTTGATAGGGGTGGGACAGCCGAGGAGGGTTTGGAGGAAGTAAGCAGGGGTGCCAGTGGTCATAGTGGCGGGGCTTTAAGGGGCTATGGTTAGAGAAAACTTCTCGAGGGGTTTTGTGTGGGGTGGTCCGTCCCGCATTGGGGGCTTGTTGCTCCTAAGTTTCCTGAAAGGCATGGTGACTTGGCCGAGATGGAGCAGTGAAGGTGGGAGGAAATGCACGGTTCAGGATAGACTTCTGAAGGCAGGACCAGTGAGACTTGCTGATGGGTTGGGGATGGGAGgcgtgaaaagaaaataaaaactcggACCCAAAACCActataccaaaaggaaaaaattaagctgaaGGTGGAGTCATGCAAGAAACTACCTTTGCGTTTCCTTTTGTTtctaagcagatagctacagataaaagATGAAGTGTCTCCACGGGTGAACTCTGTTCACCTTAAGTGTCAACTTACCGAGCGCACGAGGAATACATAATTGACTATTCCCCTAGCTGCTCGTTTTCTCTTGGAACATGTGGATCCTTTCTCCTTCAACCTACTCTTCTCTTTTGAATATTGAAGTCCTCAcagtcatctttggagaaaggcacaaaTCACAGACTCTTTCTGTAATTTCGTGTTCTTCTAGTCATGTCCTTAACAAGTTAGCTAAATTCCTAAAGtaattgagacctgtctcagacactttttggtttacagagGAAAGACGCATCAAGAATGACTCAAGCCTTTAGGTCTGAACACTTGATTGTGGGGCCATTTGCCAAGATAGAGAAGATGGGCTGGAGCAGCTAGGTATGGGAAGTTGTGAGgcttgagaaactgcttagagAAGCAAAGGAGATGTCAAGAAAGGTAATGGAGTGTAGGAGTCTACATGGGAGGCATCTTCAGGCACAATGAGTTACCAGGGCGTAGAGATGATGTTTAAAGACTTGGGTCTagggggctgggtgcagcggctcctgtctgtaatcccagcactttgggaggccaaggccggctgatcacctgaggtcaggagttcgagaccagcctgactacatggagaaaccctattgTTGGGGACCAGCCTCAACACCACCCGTAGGGTACACGAAGTCCGGTGGCGACAAAGGAATGAGAAGAGACAGATTAGGAGTTCATAAAGGTGGGAGCCAGGGGCCCAGTTGGAAAATGGAGGCTGCAAAAGGTCCAGAGTTCTGGTCTCCACACTATTTATTGAGTATAGTCActtaaatttaagaaatagaCGTTCAGGGCGAAACAGTGAAAGAGAAGCAGTGCATCATAGGCATAATTTATAGCAATAGCGGTTTAAATGAATCTCGTTTGTGCTTAAACAGCATATCTGTAACTTACCGGTGAGTAGCTAGTGGGAGCGGGCTTAACTAGGACCCTGCATGTCTGTCCACGTTCCAGAGCTTTAAAGGAGTGTCTTTCTCCTTGAACACAGTGTTTAAAAGATAAGAGAGCAGGTCTTGATCTGAGCATGGGAACATGATGGCAATTTTAGGAGGCTTTCCTCCTCAGAGGCCTCTTGTGGCTTTTCACAACTTACTGTCCCATATTTTTATGGCCAGTTTATACAGGCACCCGATAAGCCTTTTTCCCaacacccccatctctactaaatacaaaatactcgggaggctgaggcaggagaatcccttgagcccaggagggggaggttgcagtgagccgagattgagccattgcactcaaatctgggcaacaagagcgagactttgtctcaaaaaaacaaaacttgggtCTAGGGGTGGGTGCAGAAGAGGCCCTAGGTCCAGATATGAAGGGAAGGTAATCAAACCTTATTGAGATCAAACTCATTTAGctgaagataaaaatattaaatcctTACAGTGCTTTAGAAGTTACGGAAGTGTTTGGCATCTTCACTCCTCCGACTGTAGGAGTGCTTCTGTgctagggcctttgcacttggtGTTTGCACGTGGTGGGTAAGGCCTGGAGGCATCTGACAAATAGAGCCAGCTCCTTGATGGATAAGACCTAGAAGTACTCCCTTTGGAAGGTTGTTAGCTTAGTGTGTAAAATTGGGCTTTGTTGTCCCAAGATAGGGTAGATTGTGAATGTAACCTACTTAATCTAAGAAACGGACTTAAAGGTACCAAAATACGGTATGTAGTATATGGTGATTCACATACACAGGCTTTAAATTATTCTTGTAGTTCAGGAACTTGTTACACTGGGAGACCCAGACTTGAACCTCTTGATACACTAGTGAGGATGCTTGTATCCAATCCTGGACAGGCCTCTATTGAGTCAACTTAATTTTCAGTTAATTACTTAATTTGATTTCATGCCTTTCTACTGTTTTTAGAATCTGGAAATTTAGTTTTAGAAATCCAGTTTAAGTTTCTCTTGAGTTGTGTGGCTGTAAGGGAAGAAAtcataattacataaatattagTCGTTATTGCAATTGTATTTTCCAAACATAGCATTTGGTTTACAGCTAAAATAGGTTGCTTATTTGTTGTAATTAAAGTTAGTTATCTAGCttattttttttgtgacggagtctcactgtcatccaggctggagtgcagtggcatgatctcacctcactgcaacctctgccttccaagttcaagcagttctcctgctttagcctccgagtagctgggactacaggcatgtgccaccacacccggctgtttttttttttttttttttttctttttgagatagagtcttgctctgttgcccaggctggagtgcaatggcacgatctcagctcactgcaacctctgcctcccgggttcaagcaattctgcctcagcctcctgagtagctgagattacaggtgcacaccaccacacctggctaatttttgtatttttagtagaaacgaagtttcaccatgtttgtcaggctagtctcgaactcctgacatagcgatccacccgccttagcctcccaaagtgctgggattacaggcgtgagccaccatacccagcctagtttttgtatttttggtagaggcagggttttgtgtgtgtgtgtgtgtgagtgagatggagtctcactctgtcacccaggctggtaacAGAgcttgctcactgcaagctccacctcccaggttcgtgccattctcctgcctcagcctcccgagtaactgggactacaggcgcccgccactgcacctggctaattttttgtatttttagtagagacggggtttcaccgtggtctcgatctcctgaccttgtgatccgcccgccttggcctcccaaagtgctgggatcacaggcatgaaccacagcgcccggcccgagtagaggcggggtttcatcatgttggccaggctggtctcaaactcctgaccttgtgatttgcctgcctcggcctcctaaagtgctgggatcacaggcatgagcctatGCACCCGACCCAGTGTCTAGTTTTAATATCAGTAATGACCAACAGAAAAACGgggtagaaaaataaagatgtgagCTTATGTTTGATGTATAAATAAGATACATCAATTTGAACTGCCAGAATTTGGGGCATCAAGCCTTAAGCTTTcaagtttcctgatttttaaaaaaaattttaattattatttttttgaggcggcattgttgctctgttgcccaggctggagtgcaacctccatctcccaggttcaagtgattctcttgcctcagcctcccgagtagctgg
The window above is part of the Chlorocebus sabaeus isolate Y175 chromosome 27, mChlSab1.0.hap1, whole genome shotgun sequence genome. Proteins encoded here:
- the TMEM129 gene encoding E3 ubiquitin-protein ligase TM129 isoform X2, coding for MDSPEVTFTLAYLVFAVCFVFTPNEFHAAGLTVQNLLSGWLGSEDAAFVPFHLRRTAATLLCHSLLPLGYYVGMCLAASEKRFHSPAWRLFLLLAVTLPSVACILIYYWSRGRWARHPLARTLALYALPQSGWQAVASSINTEFRRIDKFATGAPGARVIVTDVWVMKVTTYRVHVAQQQDVHLTVTESRQHELSPDSNLPVQLLTIRVASANPAVQAFDIRLNSTEYGELCEKLRAPIRRAAHVVIHQSLGDLFLETFASLVEVNPAYSVPSSQELEACIGCMQTRASVKLVKTCQEAAAGECQQCYCRPMWCLTCMGKWFASRQDPLRPDTWLASRVPCPTCRARFCILDVCTVR
- the TMEM129 gene encoding E3 ubiquitin-protein ligase TM129 isoform X1 produces the protein MDSPEVTFTLAYLVFAVCFVFTPNEFHAAGLTVQNLLSGWLGSEDAAFVPFHLRRTAATLLCHSLLPLGYYVGMCLAASEKRFHSPAWRLFLLLAVTLPSVACILIYYWSRGRWARHPLARTLALYALPQSGWQAVASSINTEFRRIDKFATGAPGARVIVTDVWVMKVTTYRVHVAQQQDVHLTVTESRQHELSPDSNLPVQLLTIRVASANPAVQAFDIRSWRPA